The following coding sequences are from one Anguilla anguilla isolate fAngAng1 chromosome 12, fAngAng1.pri, whole genome shotgun sequence window:
- the exosc5 gene encoding exosome complex component RRP46 isoform X1 produces MRSRLATTMEVDGLSAFSLREFGCEQNLLSRPDGSSSFVQGDTSVLAGVYGPAEVKISKEIYDRATMEVVIQPKVGLPGVKERAREQCVRETCEAALLSTLHPRSSLSLVLQVVHDDGSLLSCCLNAACMALMDAGLPMGCLFCGVTCAIDPEGHIVTDPTAQQEKDSRAVMTFAIDSAQHRVMMSSTKGSFSVNELQQCIAVSQRASEKIFQFYRESIRRRYSKTV; encoded by the exons ATGAGATCGCGACTCGCAACCACGATGGAAGTTGATGGACTGTCCGCTTTTTCACTTCGGGAATTTGGTTGTGAACAGAACCTTTTGTCACGACCCGATGGCTCGTCCTCGTTCGTCCAAG GAGACACCAGCGTGTTGGCAGGAGTGTACGGACCGGCAGAGGTGAAGATTAGTAAGGAAATCTATGACCGGGCCACAATGGAGGTGGTGATACAGCCCAAAGTGGGACTACCAG gAGTGAAGGAGCGAGCCAGAGAGCAGTGCGTGCGGGAAACGTGTGAGGCGGCCCTCCTCTCCACTCTGCACCCTcgttcctccctttctctcgtCCTTCAGGTTGTTCATGATGACGGTTCG ctgCTGTCCTGCTGCCTGAACGCGGCCTGCATGGCGCTGATGGACGCGGGGCTCCCCATGGGCTGCCTCTTCTGCGGGGTCACCTGTGCCATCGACCCGGAAGGACACATCGTCACCGACCCCACGGCCCAGCAGGAGAAG GACAGTCGCGCCGTGATGACCTTCGCAATCGACAGTGCGCAGCAcagagtgatgatgtcatcaaccAAAGGGTCGTTTTCAGTTAACGAG ctgcagcagtgcataGCAGTCAGCCAGAGAGCTTCAGAGAAGATCTTCCAGTTCTACAGAGAATCGATCAGGAGACGGTATTCCAAGACTGTCTGA
- the exosc5 gene encoding exosome complex component RRP46 isoform X2, which translates to MRSRLATTMEVDGLSAFSLREFGCEQNLLSRPDGSSSFVQGDTSVLAGVYGPAEVKISKEIYDRATMEVVIQPKVGLPGVKERAREQCVRETCEAALLSTLHPRSSLSLVLQVVHDDGSLLSCCLNAACMALMDAGLPMGCLFCGVTCAIDPEGHIVTDPTAQQEKVPHRSLAPCRLLLSLGYRALGYRALTVIRVQGARVQGSYCR; encoded by the exons ATGAGATCGCGACTCGCAACCACGATGGAAGTTGATGGACTGTCCGCTTTTTCACTTCGGGAATTTGGTTGTGAACAGAACCTTTTGTCACGACCCGATGGCTCGTCCTCGTTCGTCCAAG GAGACACCAGCGTGTTGGCAGGAGTGTACGGACCGGCAGAGGTGAAGATTAGTAAGGAAATCTATGACCGGGCCACAATGGAGGTGGTGATACAGCCCAAAGTGGGACTACCAG gAGTGAAGGAGCGAGCCAGAGAGCAGTGCGTGCGGGAAACGTGTGAGGCGGCCCTCCTCTCCACTCTGCACCCTcgttcctccctttctctcgtCCTTCAGGTTGTTCATGATGACGGTTCG ctgCTGTCCTGCTGCCTGAACGCGGCCTGCATGGCGCTGATGGACGCGGGGCTCCCCATGGGCTGCCTCTTCTGCGGGGTCACCTGTGCCATCGACCCGGAAGGACACATCGTCACCGACCCCACGGCCCAGCAGGAGAAGGTCCCGCACCGATCGCTCGCACCCTGCAGGCTCTTACTGTCGTTAGG GTACAGGGCGTTAGGGTACAGGGCTCTTACTGTCATTAGGGTACAGGGCGCTAGGGTACAGGGCTCTTACTGCCGTTAG